The following proteins are co-located in the Chloroflexota bacterium genome:
- a CDS encoding type II toxin-antitoxin system HicB family antitoxin — MTVETRRPLEEYLALDYPFEVLADPEGGYVIRFPDLPGCMSQVETLDELPRVVDEVRSLWIETEYELGNHIPLPTYPEEYSGKFNVRISRTLHRSLADAAKRNSVSLNHYVSELLARGDAQARLEHALQGLRGDMVGPGRSVQGPRGTAASGAKARAPRKSSGRST; from the coding sequence ATGACGGTCGAAACTCGTCGCCCGCTCGAAGAGTACCTGGCTCTGGATTACCCATTTGAGGTGCTCGCCGATCCAGAGGGGGGCTACGTGATTCGATTCCCCGATCTCCCTGGCTGCATGTCACAGGTTGAGACGTTGGACGAACTGCCCCGGGTGGTGGACGAAGTACGCAGTTTGTGGATCGAAACGGAGTATGAACTCGGCAATCATATTCCGCTGCCTACCTATCCGGAGGAGTACAGCGGCAAGTTCAACGTGCGCATCTCAAGAACCCTTCATCGCAGTCTGGCCGATGCGGCGAAGCGCAACAGTGTCAGCCTCAACCACTACGTATCAGAGCTACTAGCTCGGGGTGATGCCCAGGCGCGCCTTGAGCATGCGCTTCAGGGGCTGAGGGGCGACATGGTCGGGCCTGGACGGAGTGTCCAGGGGCCGCGAGGTACGGCAGCATCAGGTGCGAAGGCGCGTGCTCCACGAAAGTCGTCTGGCCGATCCACCTGA
- a CDS encoding trypsin-like peptidase domain-containing protein has protein sequence MIQAVVIVNGMQYQVPQQGLRIGRAPENDVVLPDPNVSRQHLVIWISDRGAFLRDLGSQNGTFIGGRRVGSGPESIPAGTHVRIGVTDLHVEVTGDTSTTGPTSPMAPYAGPAAGPSGAAGRGPASGPAYGGGVGAGGPYGSPGGQPGPYGGGAAGGPGGSPFGGPGAGPQVGPQVGPQVGPQVGPGGGLAAGAYGARPAPASGGSNTGLIVGGAIAILVVAFLGVGVLALNWVANSRESRATPTPTSRPVAVAATATIATKPTSAPATATAAPKPTEPPAKPTAAPKPTEPPAKPTEVAKPPGGRDPNFVRALNASVRVIVPTGPSSASTGSGSILTPKGHILTNYHVVSDDAGKLINNGQNVIIAVPPNEGDAAAPKYRARVSEFDAKLDLAIIQLTAMSDGSPLPGNLGLNPIPIGSSQSVQIGDTIIIIGFPGLGGSSLTVTRGIHSGIARFSDDPGSFIKTDTEINRGNSGGTAINAAGELIGIPTAGRFDREAPGKIGLVRPIDEAKPLIEKATR, from the coding sequence ATGATCCAGGCGGTCGTCATCGTCAACGGGATGCAGTATCAGGTGCCGCAACAGGGCCTGCGGATCGGGCGCGCGCCTGAAAACGACGTCGTCCTGCCAGACCCGAACGTCTCGCGTCAGCATCTCGTCATCTGGATCTCGGATCGTGGCGCGTTCCTGCGCGATCTGGGCAGTCAGAACGGGACGTTCATCGGGGGGCGGCGCGTCGGGTCCGGCCCCGAATCGATCCCGGCCGGCACGCACGTTCGCATCGGCGTCACGGACCTGCACGTTGAGGTGACCGGCGACACGAGCACCACCGGGCCGACCAGCCCGATGGCCCCGTACGCAGGCCCGGCGGCCGGCCCGTCTGGCGCAGCCGGCCGCGGCCCGGCCTCCGGCCCGGCCTACGGCGGTGGTGTCGGGGCAGGCGGCCCCTACGGCAGCCCCGGCGGCCAGCCAGGGCCGTACGGCGGCGGGGCAGCCGGGGGGCCGGGCGGATCGCCCTTCGGCGGCCCGGGTGCTGGCCCCCAGGTGGGACCCCAGGTTGGCCCCCAGGTGGGACCCCAGGTTGGCCCCGGTGGCGGCCTCGCAGCGGGCGCGTACGGGGCGCGCCCGGCCCCGGCCAGCGGCGGGAGCAACACCGGCCTGATCGTCGGCGGCGCCATCGCCATCCTGGTCGTAGCATTCCTCGGGGTCGGGGTGCTGGCCCTGAACTGGGTGGCGAACAGCCGCGAGAGTAGGGCGACGCCCACGCCGACCTCGCGCCCGGTGGCCGTTGCTGCGACAGCCACCATCGCAACGAAGCCGACGAGCGCGCCCGCCACGGCCACGGCTGCGCCGAAGCCCACCGAGCCGCCTGCCAAGCCCACGGCTGCGCCCAAACCCACAGAGCCGCCAGCGAAGCCCACGGAGGTCGCCAAGCCACCAGGGGGCCGAGACCCCAACTTCGTGCGGGCGCTCAACGCCTCGGTGCGGGTGATCGTGCCGACCGGGCCAAGCTCGGCCAGCACCGGCTCGGGCTCGATCCTCACCCCGAAGGGCCACATCCTGACCAACTACCATGTGGTCAGCGACGATGCCGGAAAGCTCATCAACAACGGGCAGAACGTCATCATCGCGGTGCCGCCGAACGAGGGCGACGCCGCCGCTCCGAAGTACCGTGCCCGCGTGTCTGAGTTTGATGCGAAGCTCGACCTGGCCATCATTCAGCTCACCGCGATGTCAGATGGTTCGCCGCTGCCCGGCAACCTCGGGCTCAACCCGATCCCGATTGGCAGCTCGCAGAGCGTCCAGATCGGCGACACGATCATCATCATCGGCTTCCCGGGCCTGGGCGGCTCCAGCCTGACCGTCACCCGGGGCATCCACTCCGGCATCGCGCGGTTCTCGGACGATCCAGGCTCGTTCATCAAGACGGACACCGAGATCAACCGGGGGAACTCCGGCGGCACGGCCATCAACGCCGCCGGCGAGTTAATCGGCATCCCGACGGCCGGCCGCTTCGACCGGGAAGCGCCCGGGAAGATCGGGCTGGTGCGCCCCATCGACGAGGCCAAGCCGTTGATCGAGAAGGCCACCCGCTAG
- a CDS encoding metallophosphoesterase produces MVKLVFFADLHLDAPFAWLGGSQLAARRRRQALRETLRNIVRLTREVEADALLCGGDLFEQARFTPDTVGFLERTFQELDPIQVFLAPGNHDWYGPESPYRHADWSSNVHVFHDDRLSAVPLKGGVTLWGGAHTAPARTLNFFDGFQAKGKGAHIALFHGAERGAFPEGEPGHEPHAPFYAPQIEAAGLHHALVGHYHRPRDAERYTYPGNPDFLTFGEDGERGAVILSVASDGTVARERRRVGITEAHDLTLSISGCITQQDIRDRLTALLDERTGVARVTVEGELDPRVDLHVNDLLEVPHVLEGIQVRLGRLQPAYDLDRIVDEPTVRGQFVRDVMDAVLDEEDRRRVLLVGLRALEGRGDLEPLA; encoded by the coding sequence ATGGTGAAGCTTGTCTTCTTCGCGGATCTGCACCTGGACGCCCCGTTCGCCTGGCTCGGGGGGAGCCAGCTTGCGGCGCGCAGGCGGCGGCAGGCGCTCCGCGAGACGCTCCGCAACATCGTGCGCCTGACGCGGGAGGTTGAGGCCGACGCGCTGTTGTGCGGCGGCGACCTCTTCGAGCAGGCGCGCTTCACGCCGGACACCGTCGGCTTTCTGGAGCGGACCTTCCAGGAGCTGGACCCGATTCAGGTCTTCCTGGCGCCCGGCAACCATGACTGGTACGGTCCGGAAAGCCCGTACCGCCACGCCGACTGGAGCAGCAACGTCCACGTCTTCCACGACGACCGGCTGTCGGCTGTCCCGCTGAAGGGTGGAGTCACCCTCTGGGGTGGCGCGCACACCGCGCCCGCCCGCACGCTGAACTTCTTCGACGGGTTCCAGGCCAAGGGGAAGGGAGCGCACATCGCCCTGTTCCACGGGGCGGAGCGGGGCGCATTCCCAGAGGGTGAGCCGGGCCACGAGCCGCACGCCCCGTTCTACGCGCCTCAGATCGAAGCGGCCGGCTTGCACCACGCGCTGGTGGGCCATTACCACCGCCCGCGCGACGCCGAGCGCTACACCTACCCCGGCAATCCCGACTTCCTGACGTTCGGGGAGGACGGCGAGCGCGGCGCAGTCATCCTGAGCGTCGCGTCTGATGGGACCGTCGCGCGGGAGCGGCGGCGCGTCGGCATCACCGAGGCGCACGATCTCACCCTCAGCATCAGCGGCTGCATCACCCAGCAGGACATCCGCGACCGGTTGACGGCGCTGCTGGACGAGCGGACCGGTGTGGCCCGCGTGACCGTCGAAGGCGAGCTTGACCCGCGCGTGGATCTCCATGTGAACGACCTGCTGGAGGTTCCGCACGTGCTGGAAGGCATCCAGGTGCGGCTCGGGCGGCTGCAGCCGGCCTACGACCTGGATCGCATCGTGGACGAGCCGACGGTGCGCGGGCAGTTCGTGCGGGACGTGATGGACGCCGTCCTGGACGAGGAGGACCGTCGCCGCGTGCTCCTGGTAGGGTTGCGCGCGCTCGAAGGGCGGGGCGACCTGGAGCCGCTGGCATGA
- a CDS encoding UvrD-helicase domain-containing protein has protein sequence MPLPARVAPSLAALSSEQRAIVEQLDGAVLALAPAGTGKTTVLTERVARALDAGIPPERILCVTFTNRAARELRTRIASRFPDLVTRLAPRTFHQLCADIVRREAKRVGLPVEFAVCPDHDSIAMLKRILASPEDDDKEAQQIYRRLQDVKTHWQTADLRWPIGQAWARAGFGEARHQEAARKYERGLSQWQRIDFADLVLYVRAFFAAIPEIRERWASRYDLVQVDEIQDTHLSEYEVVATLAGRSRNLALFGDLDQTIYEWRGATPDRLMARFRREFGGVLEVGLTDNHRATRALIHAADAFAGTLRQRVTRLTAAPSLPDGEPVQEHVAESVSGEAGWIAERVKTLSTRDGVPLPSIGVLAPTNWYCEEIAGALARRGVPHVTAARMLFFRRPEVGDALAYLKLILNPEAPGEALRVWECSTRGIGHEVLRRIARDGQPVGLRLVDFFQLGTFVHGDPLAPLLDAHDRGRVVVFDLETTGLDERRDEIVEIAAMRLEAGRRSASYTALVRPSIPVGESVGVHGLSDAKLAAEGRPPEEAIGRLLKATEGALLVGHNVAFDIRMLAAQAGRLGLTFAPTASFDTLDLARRFHPQEPHTLAALSVSLRLAHRPSHRAADDVATTVDLLAWTVDRATRGQAERQRIIRECGADFEVLARQLDGWRALLPTTRPATLLQRVLAESGLRERVASEPARRHALDELIRIFEAEDDLDEAPTAALRSALERAALATQVDLLATAEQRVPVLTIHQAKGLEFDIVFVAGCADGDLPRRRAVADRRDEEERRLFYVALTRARRQLILSRPAYSNAGRPKAPSPFLAALRGSLTPALE, from the coding sequence TTGCCCCTGCCTGCGCGCGTCGCCCCCAGCCTGGCCGCGCTCAGTTCCGAGCAACGCGCCATCGTCGAGCAGCTGGATGGCGCAGTGCTGGCGCTGGCCCCGGCTGGCACCGGCAAGACCACCGTCCTGACCGAGCGCGTGGCGCGGGCGCTCGACGCCGGCATCCCGCCCGAGCGCATCCTCTGCGTCACGTTCACCAACCGCGCCGCCCGCGAGCTGCGGACGCGCATCGCCAGCCGCTTCCCGGATCTGGTCACGCGGCTGGCCCCGCGCACCTTCCACCAGTTGTGCGCCGACATCGTGCGGCGCGAGGCGAAGCGCGTCGGCCTGCCCGTCGAATTCGCCGTGTGCCCGGATCACGACAGCATCGCCATGCTCAAGCGGATCCTGGCTTCTCCCGAGGACGACGACAAAGAGGCCCAGCAGATCTACCGCCGGCTGCAGGACGTCAAGACCCACTGGCAGACCGCCGATCTCCGGTGGCCCATCGGGCAGGCCTGGGCGCGGGCCGGCTTCGGGGAAGCACGCCACCAGGAGGCCGCCCGCAAGTACGAGCGCGGTTTGAGCCAGTGGCAGCGCATCGACTTCGCGGATCTGGTGCTGTACGTCCGCGCCTTCTTCGCCGCCATCCCGGAGATCCGCGAGCGCTGGGCCAGCCGCTACGACCTCGTCCAGGTGGACGAGATCCAGGATACCCACCTCTCCGAGTACGAGGTGGTGGCGACGCTGGCCGGGCGGTCTCGCAACCTGGCCCTGTTCGGGGATCTCGACCAGACCATCTATGAGTGGCGCGGCGCCACGCCAGACCGCCTGATGGCGCGCTTCCGCCGCGAGTTCGGCGGCGTCCTCGAAGTCGGGCTGACTGACAACCACCGCGCCACCCGCGCCCTGATCCACGCTGCCGACGCCTTCGCTGGCACGCTGCGTCAGCGGGTGACACGGCTGACAGCCGCGCCATCGCTCCCGGACGGCGAGCCGGTCCAGGAGCACGTCGCGGAGAGCGTCAGCGGCGAGGCCGGGTGGATCGCCGAGCGGGTCAAGACCCTGTCCACGCGGGACGGTGTGCCGCTGCCGTCCATCGGCGTCCTCGCGCCGACCAACTGGTACTGCGAGGAGATCGCCGGGGCGCTGGCCCGGCGGGGCGTTCCGCACGTCACGGCGGCCAGGATGCTGTTCTTCCGCCGGCCGGAGGTCGGAGATGCCCTGGCCTATCTCAAGCTGATCCTCAACCCCGAAGCGCCGGGCGAGGCGCTGCGGGTCTGGGAGTGCTCCACGCGCGGCATCGGGCACGAGGTGCTGCGGCGTATCGCACGGGACGGCCAGCCGGTCGGGCTGCGGCTGGTGGACTTCTTCCAGTTGGGGACGTTCGTCCACGGCGACCCGCTCGCGCCGCTGCTGGACGCCCACGACCGGGGCCGTGTCGTCGTCTTCGACCTGGAGACGACCGGCCTGGACGAACGGCGCGACGAGATCGTCGAGATCGCGGCGATGCGGCTGGAGGCCGGCCGACGCTCGGCGTCGTACACGGCGCTGGTGCGGCCCTCGATCCCCGTGGGCGAGTCCGTGGGCGTCCACGGCCTCTCCGACGCGAAGCTGGCCGCAGAGGGCCGCCCGCCGGAGGAGGCCATCGGGAGGCTGTTGAAGGCCACGGAAGGGGCGCTGCTCGTCGGGCACAACGTCGCGTTCGACATCAGGATGCTGGCGGCCCAGGCCGGGCGATTGGGGCTGACCTTCGCGCCGACAGCCAGCTTCGACACGCTCGACCTCGCACGGCGCTTCCACCCCCAGGAGCCGCACACCCTGGCGGCGCTCTCGGTCAGCTTGCGGCTGGCGCACCGCCCCAGCCACCGCGCTGCTGACGACGTGGCAACGACCGTCGATCTGCTGGCCTGGACGGTGGACCGGGCCACGCGCGGGCAGGCCGAGCGGCAGCGGATCATTCGGGAGTGCGGGGCCGACTTCGAGGTGCTGGCGCGGCAGCTCGACGGCTGGCGCGCCCTCCTGCCCACTACCCGCCCGGCCACCCTGCTGCAACGCGTGCTGGCCGAATCCGGACTGCGGGAGCGGGTGGCCAGCGAGCCCGCCCGCCGCCACGCCCTGGATGAGCTGATCCGCATCTTCGAGGCCGAGGACGATCTGGACGAGGCCCCGACGGCGGCGCTCCGGTCCGCCCTCGAACGGGCGGCCCTGGCGACACAGGTCGACCTGCTGGCAACCGCCGAGCAGCGCGTGCCGGTCCTGACCATTCACCAGGCGAAGGGGCTGGAGTTCGACATCGTCTTTGTGGCCGGCTGCGCAGACGGCGATCTGCCGCGCCGGCGTGCGGTGGCCGACCGCCGCGACGAGGAGGAGCGCCGCCTGTTCTACGTCGCGCTGACGCGGGCGCGCCGGCAGCTGATCCTCAGCCGGCCGGCCTACAGCAACGCCGGCCGGCCGAAAGCGCCCAGCCCGTTCCTGGCAGCGCTGCGCGGGTCGTTGACGCCCGCACTTGAGTGA
- a CDS encoding type II toxin-antitoxin system HicA family toxin, translated as MRRLLLDFGWQEARQEGSHVSFTKAGEGTITVPILDGRRVKRVYLGMICERLGLDG; from the coding sequence GTGCGGCGACTTCTGCTGGATTTCGGTTGGCAGGAAGCGAGGCAGGAAGGGAGCCACGTGAGCTTCACCAAGGCTGGTGAGGGCACGATCACCGTACCCATTCTGGACGGTCGCCGTGTAAAGCGCGTCTACCTTGGCATGATTTGTGAACGTCTCGGATTGGACGGTTGA
- a CDS encoding sigma-70 family RNA polymerase sigma factor encodes MGDEVQSLVERAQAGDGGAFGELYEQFSPEIFRYLLRHLNGRRESAEDLTEEVFVKVLERLGSYQFRGLPFSAWLYRIARNHMIDHLRSRPRQVISSLDFAPEIPEKKAELVMDRSLDRHELSYALERLTSDQRHVVTLRFLDGFTTAETAEIMGKTEDAVKKLQARGLVQLRRIIEHARRAEETPPAAAPVAPPSGRRLSILGAA; translated from the coding sequence ATGGGCGACGAGGTTCAGAGCCTGGTCGAAAGGGCCCAGGCCGGCGATGGCGGGGCATTTGGCGAGCTTTACGAGCAGTTCTCGCCGGAGATCTTCCGGTACCTGCTCCGCCACCTGAACGGCCGCCGCGAGTCGGCTGAGGATCTGACCGAGGAAGTGTTCGTCAAGGTGCTGGAGCGCCTCGGCAGCTACCAGTTCCGCGGACTCCCGTTCTCGGCGTGGCTGTACCGCATCGCGCGGAACCACATGATCGACCACCTCCGCTCGCGCCCGCGCCAGGTCATCAGCTCGCTGGACTTCGCGCCGGAGATCCCTGAGAAGAAGGCCGAGCTGGTCATGGACCGCTCCCTGGACCGCCACGAGCTGTCGTATGCGCTGGAGCGACTGACCAGCGATCAGCGGCACGTCGTGACGCTGCGGTTCCTGGACGGCTTCACCACCGCCGAGACCGCCGAGATCATGGGCAAGACTGAAGACGCCGTGAAGAAGCTCCAGGCGCGCGGCCTGGTGCAGCTGCGGCGCATCATCGAACATGCGCGCCGTGCGGAGGAGACCCCGCCCGCTGCCGCCCCGGTGGCCCCGCCAAGCGGGCGCCGGCTCTCGATCCTGGGAGCGGCCTGA
- a CDS encoding zinc-binding dehydrogenase: MADTGRLVAFYGAGEPMRIEEYPVPEPEPGAIVVRTTLANICGSDLHVWRGDQDLKKMGRALPRHLGHEQCGQVHALGEGVTTDSAGAPLAIGDRVIFRYAFACGRCRACLIGTSRCCPNQMRHTATPCNVWPYFKGAWGDYSYLPAGHVVLKVPDVLTDGMVAGINCAFATVMCGVDVANIALGETVVVQGAGGLGIFATAAARELGAGKVIVVDGIQERLDLAAAFGADELIDLRALKTPEQRVQRVRELTDGWGADVVVEVAGVIGAMNEALQMLGNGGRLVEIGNIVAGTSFDLAPTTLNQRNVSILGVGYYEAAHLQRSLDLMLRRREQYPFHKIVSDIFPLEEVENVLAEQNKGHITRAALKP, encoded by the coding sequence ATGGCTGACACCGGACGGCTGGTCGCGTTTTATGGCGCGGGCGAGCCGATGCGTATCGAGGAGTACCCGGTTCCCGAGCCGGAGCCGGGCGCAATCGTCGTGCGGACGACGCTGGCGAACATCTGCGGGTCAGACCTGCACGTCTGGCGCGGGGACCAGGATCTCAAGAAGATGGGCCGCGCGCTGCCTCGTCACCTCGGCCACGAGCAGTGCGGACAGGTGCATGCGCTCGGGGAGGGCGTCACGACGGACTCAGCCGGCGCGCCGCTGGCCATCGGCGACCGGGTCATCTTCCGCTACGCCTTCGCCTGCGGGCGCTGCCGGGCCTGCTTGATCGGCACGTCCCGCTGCTGCCCGAACCAGATGCGGCACACGGCCACGCCCTGCAACGTCTGGCCGTACTTCAAGGGTGCCTGGGGAGATTACAGCTACCTGCCGGCCGGGCACGTTGTGCTGAAGGTGCCGGACGTCCTGACGGATGGTATGGTGGCCGGGATCAACTGCGCCTTCGCCACGGTGATGTGCGGCGTGGACGTGGCCAACATCGCGCTGGGTGAGACAGTCGTGGTGCAGGGGGCCGGCGGCCTCGGGATCTTCGCCACGGCAGCAGCGCGCGAGCTGGGGGCGGGCAAGGTCATCGTGGTGGACGGCATCCAGGAGCGGCTCGACCTGGCGGCGGCGTTCGGGGCCGACGAGCTGATCGACCTGCGCGCGCTGAAGACTCCGGAGCAGCGTGTCCAGCGCGTCCGCGAGCTGACGGACGGCTGGGGCGCGGATGTGGTGGTCGAAGTGGCCGGCGTCATCGGCGCGATGAACGAGGCGCTCCAGATGCTCGGCAACGGCGGGCGGCTGGTGGAGATCGGCAACATCGTGGCCGGCACCAGCTTCGACCTTGCCCCCACCACGCTGAACCAGCGGAACGTCAGCATCCTCGGCGTCGGTTACTACGAGGCGGCGCACTTGCAGCGGTCGCTCGACCTGATGCTGCGGCGGCGGGAGCAGTACCCGTTCCACAAGATCGTCTCGGACATCTTCCCGCTGGAAGAGGTCGAGAACGTGCTGGCCGAGCAGAACAAGGGGCACATCACGCGGGCGGCCCTCAAGCCGTAG
- a CDS encoding cupin domain-containing protein: MTDSQASPALNIADVVTDGPIPPRVVNATWPNIFHTRVDDIVAKRGAAPWAQLVIADERNLVTLIATNPGSGNRPHWHRDFDEWWVVMAGQLEWEFTGGTVVKAQKGDIVWVPRGTVHHIRAVGDEMTLRLAVAMPPGVHVYHECEQCGYQQDGPPEWDMR, from the coding sequence ATGACTGATTCGCAGGCGTCACCGGCGCTCAACATCGCCGACGTGGTGACGGACGGCCCGATCCCGCCGCGCGTGGTGAACGCAACCTGGCCGAACATCTTCCACACCCGCGTCGACGACATCGTCGCGAAGCGTGGGGCTGCGCCGTGGGCGCAACTGGTGATTGCCGACGAGCGCAACCTCGTCACGCTCATCGCCACGAACCCGGGCAGTGGTAACCGCCCGCACTGGCACCGCGACTTTGACGAGTGGTGGGTCGTGATGGCCGGCCAGCTCGAGTGGGAGTTCACGGGCGGCACGGTGGTCAAGGCCCAGAAAGGCGACATCGTGTGGGTGCCACGGGGGACGGTCCACCACATCCGCGCGGTGGGCGACGAGATGACGCTGCGGCTGGCCGTAGCGATGCCGCCGGGCGTCCACGTCTACCACGAGTGCGAGCAGTGCGGGTACCAGCAGGACGGCCCGCCCGAGTGGGACATGCGGTAG
- a CDS encoding AAA family ATPase, with protein sequence MRIESVFARAFGPFVGERLDLAPGMSVIWGPNEAGKSTWHAALYFGLCGRRRGAGQPSREEREMRARHEPWDGAQWEAGTRIRLEDERTIELRYDLRELTNCTAIDVGLGRSCADEITIGNDAPDGARWLGLDRRTFLAVACVRQGDLLLVRQNGRLIQDHLQRGAATGGADETAAVALERIDQFRKEQVGASHRAAVGPRRRATVAVDRAHEVLQTARADHEAFAELQSRLHGRDLAESAARAVLDRTQIARAKVEASPPSRVLQERAEEAQRRVAAASARKVSQRLVMAGLILAVLGIGVGVVLQPFAGGAMVLIGLGMTVLGVGRRDEETMAAALDDLRSAEMAVSADREARIRAAFEAETAAMRSYETATKAATELRTQIAERKRNLTIVAEAEEQLATAEAELARIDALDHTLELTRSFLLRAQERVHRSIAPRLAEQVTAWLPLVTAGRYTEAIVDPASLAVGVRAENGIWRDAGLLSHGTAEQIYLLLRIALADQLTRHGELCPLILDDPTPHFDTERTLAVLDLLLKVAKDRQVILFSQEPEILTWAQCHLEQSEAAGRHRLALLDGPAPII encoded by the coding sequence GTGAGGATCGAATCAGTTTTCGCACGTGCATTCGGGCCGTTCGTCGGCGAGCGGCTGGATCTCGCGCCCGGCATGAGCGTCATCTGGGGGCCGAACGAGGCCGGCAAGTCAACGTGGCACGCAGCCCTCTACTTCGGGTTGTGCGGCCGGCGGCGCGGCGCGGGGCAGCCCAGCCGCGAAGAGCGCGAGATGCGCGCCCGACACGAGCCGTGGGACGGCGCGCAATGGGAAGCCGGCACGCGGATCCGGCTGGAAGACGAGCGGACCATCGAGCTGCGCTACGACCTGCGCGAGCTGACCAACTGCACCGCCATCGACGTGGGCCTGGGCCGCAGCTGCGCCGACGAGATCACCATCGGCAACGACGCCCCAGACGGCGCTCGCTGGCTCGGGTTGGACCGACGCACGTTCCTGGCGGTCGCCTGCGTGCGCCAGGGCGATCTGCTGCTGGTGCGCCAGAACGGACGGCTGATCCAGGATCATCTGCAGCGAGGCGCGGCCACGGGCGGCGCTGACGAGACGGCTGCGGTGGCCCTGGAGCGGATCGACCAGTTCCGCAAGGAGCAGGTGGGCGCGAGCCATCGGGCAGCCGTGGGGCCGCGCCGCCGGGCCACCGTGGCCGTCGACCGCGCGCATGAGGTGCTCCAGACGGCCCGCGCCGACCACGAAGCGTTCGCCGAGCTGCAGTCGCGCCTGCACGGACGGGATCTCGCAGAGTCCGCCGCGCGGGCCGTGCTCGACCGGACCCAGATCGCCAGGGCCAAAGTGGAGGCCTCACCACCCTCACGGGTGCTGCAGGAGCGCGCCGAAGAGGCCCAGCGACGGGTGGCCGCCGCCTCAGCCCGGAAGGTCTCCCAGCGGCTGGTGATGGCCGGCCTGATCCTGGCCGTGCTGGGCATCGGCGTCGGCGTGGTGCTCCAGCCGTTCGCCGGCGGCGCGATGGTGCTGATCGGCCTGGGGATGACCGTGCTGGGCGTCGGCCGGCGCGACGAGGAGACGATGGCCGCCGCGCTGGACGATCTGCGCTCGGCGGAGATGGCCGTCTCAGCAGACCGCGAGGCCCGGATTCGCGCAGCCTTCGAGGCCGAGACGGCGGCCATGCGATCCTATGAGACGGCGACGAAGGCGGCGACGGAGCTGCGGACGCAGATCGCCGAGCGCAAGCGGAACCTGACGATTGTTGCCGAGGCCGAGGAGCAGTTGGCGACGGCCGAGGCTGAGCTGGCGCGCATCGACGCCCTCGACCACACCCTGGAGCTGACGCGCTCGTTCCTGCTGCGGGCGCAGGAGCGTGTCCACCGGAGCATCGCGCCGCGCCTCGCGGAGCAGGTGACCGCCTGGCTGCCGCTGGTCACGGCCGGCCGCTACACCGAGGCGATTGTCGATCCGGCCTCGCTGGCTGTCGGCGTCCGCGCCGAGAATGGCATCTGGCGAGACGCCGGGCTGCTCTCGCACGGGACCGCCGAACAGATCTACCTGCTGCTCCGCATCGCGCTGGCGGATCAGCTGACCCGGCACGGCGAGCTCTGCCCGCTGATCCTCGACGACCCCACTCCCCACTTCGACACCGAGCGGACGCTGGCGGTGCTGGATCTGCTGCTGAAGGTGGCCAAAGACCGGCAAGTGATCCTGTTCAGCCAGGAGCCGGAGATTCTGACCTGGGCCCAGTGCCACCTGGAGCAGTCAGAAGCAGCCGGCCGGCACCGGCTGGCGCTGCTGGACGGCCCCGCTCCCATCATCTGA